In a single window of the Oculatellaceae cyanobacterium genome:
- a CDS encoding CmpA/NrtA family ABC transporter substrate-binding protein — translation MERRQFLKYTSLAAAGFAFAACQNNSGSKTDNATAKKPDTIFGNLEKRNLTIGIMPVIDSAPIIIAKEKGFFEKYGLNVTISQEKSWERLKESLTQGRLDAAHALYGMPLLAQLGAKVTPMVSLMTLNLNGNAITLSRKFWNAGIRPGIDYLNFQEFTDSYTKYIKSLSEPPSFGIVDRSAMGNYILRYWLATMNIDPDRDVKLIEIPPAEMVDRLRNGTIDGYCVGEPWNQQAVLEEVGFTVYVDRDIWSGHPEKVLGAMQPWIDANPVTTKAMVAAVLEACQYCDRTKNRLPITKIISDPKYLDTNVDYAKNSMLGRYNYGGFDQKSRIKKINDFNLFHFRNTSYLNKPNHANYPWQSHAVWLLTQMIRWNQIEQTQYPKDADEIIKKAYPLEIYQEVAKALKIPLPTQTLKVEPADVFIDKWAFDPNQPIEYLNNFEIRAD, via the coding sequence ATGGAGCGTCGTCAGTTTCTCAAATATACCAGTTTGGCAGCAGCAGGATTTGCTTTTGCAGCTTGCCAGAATAATTCTGGTTCCAAAACAGATAATGCTACAGCCAAAAAGCCGGACACTATTTTCGGCAATTTGGAAAAACGCAACCTGACGATTGGCATTATGCCTGTGATCGACTCTGCGCCGATCATTATTGCCAAAGAGAAAGGCTTTTTTGAAAAGTATGGTCTCAACGTCACTATCAGTCAAGAAAAAAGCTGGGAACGTCTTAAGGAGAGTTTAACTCAGGGGCGCTTAGATGCCGCCCATGCCTTATACGGTATGCCTTTGTTGGCGCAGTTGGGTGCTAAGGTTACGCCCATGGTTTCCCTGATGACGCTGAATTTGAATGGTAATGCCATCACTCTTTCCCGCAAATTTTGGAATGCAGGTATACGACCTGGAATAGATTATCTCAACTTTCAGGAATTTACTGACTCATATACAAAATATATTAAAAGTTTGAGTGAGCCTCCTAGCTTTGGGATTGTAGATCGATCTGCAATGGGCAACTACATCCTCCGCTATTGGCTGGCTACGATGAACATTGATCCCGATCGCGATGTCAAACTAATTGAGATACCACCAGCAGAAATGGTGGATAGGCTTAGGAATGGCACTATTGATGGCTATTGTGTAGGTGAACCTTGGAACCAGCAGGCAGTGTTGGAAGAAGTTGGCTTTACTGTTTATGTGGATCGAGATATTTGGAGTGGTCATCCAGAAAAAGTTTTAGGGGCGATGCAACCTTGGATAGATGCAAATCCTGTAACTACTAAAGCAATGGTTGCTGCTGTTCTTGAAGCTTGCCAGTATTGCGATCGCACTAAGAACCGTTTACCAATCACAAAAATTATCTCAGATCCTAAATATCTCGACACTAACGTGGATTATGCCAAAAACTCCATGCTGGGGAGATATAACTACGGGGGCTTTGATCAAAAAAGCCGCATCAAAAAGATTAATGATTTCAACCTATTTCACTTTCGCAACACCAGCTATCTAAACAAGCCAAATCATGCTAACTATCCTTGGCAGTCCCATGCAGTTTGGTTGTTAACCCAGATGATTCGCTGGAATCAGATTGAGCAAACACAGTATCCCAAGGATGCAGACGAAATTATTAAAAAAGCTTACCCTCTAGAAATTTATCAGGAAGTTGCTAAAGCACTTAAAATTCCTCTGCCTACTCAGACGCTGAAAGTTGAACCAGCAGATGTGTTCATTGATAAGTGGGCGTTTGATCCTAATCAGCCCATTGAGTACCTCAATAACTTTGAAATTCGTGCTGACTAA
- a CDS encoding RNA-guided endonuclease TnpB family protein — protein MLLSFKTALIPNKKQETAFRKSCGVARHSYNWANAVVKEILETSKEGDEKIKLPTAIDLHKRLVAEVKSVNSWYYEVNKNVPQKAIADLRQAWDRCFKKVSKQPKFKKKGQRDSFYLEQGTKAAPRIKNDDKRIKLPNLGWVRLAEPLPVTAIHNCVISRQANRWFISIKYEIEKPLAAPNRPTVGVDIGIKELAVTSNGKVFANPKAYKRLSKGMKRLQRRVSKRVKGSNNRVKAVRKLAKLHARISSIRKDAIHKLTNYLAKNHSEIKIEDLSVKAFLKNHKLAGAIADCGMYEFRRQLEYKTEKFGSKLTIVDRMFPSSQICSNCQEHRHKMPLKNRVYICPECSHAEHRDLNAAKNIERWFEGVFIPIRSDLAVSSTVSACGVDKPLGSHSKTILKQEVNTKTTFIQLSLDLGSFG, from the coding sequence ATGCTACTCAGTTTTAAAACAGCATTAATACCAAATAAGAAACAAGAGACAGCTTTTAGAAAGTCTTGCGGTGTAGCACGACATTCTTACAATTGGGCGAATGCTGTAGTTAAAGAAATTTTAGAGACGAGCAAAGAAGGAGACGAAAAAATCAAACTGCCGACAGCTATTGATTTGCATAAACGATTAGTAGCCGAGGTGAAATCTGTAAATTCTTGGTACTACGAAGTTAACAAAAACGTTCCGCAAAAAGCTATTGCTGATTTGAGACAAGCTTGGGATAGATGCTTTAAAAAAGTATCTAAACAGCCTAAATTTAAAAAGAAAGGACAACGTGATTCTTTCTATCTAGAACAAGGAACTAAGGCTGCACCCAGGATAAAAAATGATGACAAGCGTATCAAGCTCCCTAACCTTGGTTGGGTAAGATTAGCTGAACCATTACCAGTAACAGCGATTCATAATTGTGTGATTTCACGACAGGCTAACCGATGGTTTATTTCTATTAAATATGAGATTGAAAAACCATTAGCTGCACCCAATCGTCCTACGGTTGGCGTTGATATTGGCATCAAAGAGTTAGCTGTCACATCCAATGGTAAAGTATTCGCTAATCCCAAAGCATACAAACGTTTGAGCAAGGGCATGAAGCGTTTACAACGTCGTGTAAGCAAGCGTGTTAAAGGTTCTAACAACAGAGTTAAAGCTGTTAGAAAACTTGCTAAATTACACGCCAGAATCAGCAGCATCCGTAAAGATGCTATTCACAAATTAACCAACTATCTAGCTAAAAACCACAGCGAAATAAAGATAGAGGATTTGTCAGTCAAAGCATTTCTAAAAAACCATAAACTAGCTGGTGCAATAGCTGATTGTGGGATGTATGAGTTTCGCCGTCAGTTAGAATACAAAACTGAGAAGTTTGGGAGCAAGCTAACTATTGTAGATAGAATGTTTCCCAGTTCTCAGATTTGCTCTAACTGCCAGGAACATCGGCATAAAATGCCATTAAAAAACCGCGTTTATATTTGTCCTGAATGTAGTCATGCAGAGCACAGAGATTTAAACGCAGCTAAAAATATAGAACGATGGTTTGAAGGAGTTTTTATTCCTATTCGTTCAGATTTGGCGGTAAGCTCTACCGTGTCAGCTTGTGGAGTGGACAAACCTCTTGGGAGTCATTCTAAGACCATTTTGAAGCAAGAAGTTAACACCAAAACTACCTTTATCCAATTAAGTTTAGATTTGGGTAGTTTTGGGTAG
- a CDS encoding nitrate ABC transporter ATP-binding protein (This model describes the ATP binding subunits of ATP-binding cassette (ABC) transporters for nitrate transport, or for bicarbonate transport, in bacteria and archaea.), whose product MQTTTSALNPQPSALKRDPFLVIDNVSKAFPTANGSFIALEDVNLTVYEGEFVCLIGHSGCGKSTLLNMVAGFNKPTTGEITLQAKRITEPGPDRMMVFQNYSLLPWMTAYENIYLGVDAVYPDKPTSFKKEIVQEHLQLVGLTEAAHKKPSQLSGGMKQRVAIARALAIRPQILILDEPFGALDAITKEELQEELLAIWREHRVTVLMITHDIDEALFLADRLVMMTNGPAANIGEVLDIPFARPRNRAEIMEDPDYYNLRNYALDFLFNRFAHLD is encoded by the coding sequence ATGCAAACTACTACCTCAGCCCTCAACCCTCAACCCTCAGCCCTTAAGCGCGATCCTTTTCTAGTTATAGATAACGTTTCCAAAGCCTTCCCCACTGCCAATGGCTCATTTATCGCCTTGGAAGATGTTAACCTCACAGTCTATGAAGGTGAATTTGTTTGCTTGATCGGTCACTCTGGTTGTGGCAAATCAACATTATTAAACATGGTAGCTGGGTTTAACAAACCTACAACTGGCGAAATCACACTACAAGCCAAGCGCATCACTGAACCAGGCCCCGATCGGATGATGGTGTTCCAAAACTACTCTTTGCTGCCCTGGATGACCGCTTATGAGAATATCTACCTTGGGGTGGATGCTGTCTATCCAGATAAACCAACTTCCTTTAAAAAAGAGATTGTTCAGGAGCATTTGCAGCTTGTTGGACTAACAGAAGCAGCGCATAAAAAGCCGTCGCAGTTGTCTGGGGGGATGAAGCAAAGAGTTGCGATCGCACGTGCTTTAGCTATTCGTCCGCAAATCTTGATCTTAGATGAACCCTTTGGGGCATTAGATGCCATTACCAAAGAAGAGTTACAAGAAGAACTACTAGCAATTTGGCGCGAACACCGAGTCACAGTGCTAATGATTACCCATGATATTGATGAAGCACTGTTTCTAGCAGACCGTTTAGTAATGATGACCAATGGCCCCGCAGCAAACATCGGTGAAGTCTTAGATATTCCTTTTGCACGTCCTAGAAACCGTGCTGAAATTATGGAAGACCCAGATTACTATAACCTGCGTAACTACGCGCTCGACTTTTTGTTTAACCGCTTTGCCCATTTAGATTAG